GTACCTTTGGTCCCCTATTTTTTAATCCTTTAAAATCAACGTTTTATTATAGCCACTCATGAAAGCATCACAAACCTTTCTAGCAACCCTTAAAGAAGCCCCAGCCGATGCTGAGGTAGTGTCCCACCAGCTTATGGTGCGGGCTGGCTTGATCCGTAAATTAAGTGCCGGTATTTATAACTATCTCCCTCTCGGTCTGAAGGTAATCCGTAAGGTCGAAAATATTATTCGCGAAGAAATGAATCGTGCGGGTGCTATTGAGCTCTTAATGCCTATCGTGCAACCTGCAGAGTTGTGGCAAGAGACTGGACGTTGGGAAAAAATGGGCCCTGAGTTGCTGCGGATTAAAGACCGTCACGAGCGTGATTTTTTGATCCAGCCCACCTCAGAAGAGGTTATCACTGATTTAGCTCGCACTGAAATTAAGAGCTATAAACAGCTACCCATTAACTTTTATCAGATCCAAACCAAGTTTAGGGATGAGCGCCGCCCGCGTTTTGGAATCATGCGCGGTCGAGAGTTCAGCATGAAAGATGCGTATTCGTTTGATCGCGACCATGATGGTTTGAAGCGTTCTTATGCCCTGATGTTTGACGCTTATGTCCGGATCTTTAAGCGTATGGGCTTAACATTTCGAGCTGTCACTGCTGACAATGGGGCGATTGGTGGTTCTGGTAGCCAAGAGTTTCATGTGATTGCAGACACTGGCGAGGATGCCATTGTGTATTGCCCTAACTCAGATTACGCCGCTAATCTTGAAGCTGCAGAATCTTTATCTTTAGTTACAAAACGTGATGCACCTAAAGAAGTAATGAAAAAGGTTTCGACGCCAGAACAAAAGCGCTGTGAGGATGTTGCTAGGTTTTTAAAGATATCCTTAACCCAGACTATTAAATCCTTGGTGCTAGCTGTAGATCAAGAGCATGGGCCAGCAACGTTCTTTATGCTTTTATTGCGGGGCGATCATGAGCTTAATGAGATCAAAGCCAGCAAGGTGCCGGGCTTGACAGCATTTCGCTTTGCCAGCGATGAGGAAGTAAAGACTGCTTGTCATTCACCTGTAGGTTATTTGGGCCCCGTTGGTTTGAGCTCTAATGTGCAGATTGTTGCTGATCGCACAGTTGCTAATATGAGCGACTTTGTTTGTGGTGCCAATGAAGCAGGCTATCACTTGACCGGCGTGAACTGGGGCCGTGATTTACCGGAACCCATTATTGCTGACATACGGAATGCAGTAGCCGGCGATCCATCCCCTGATGGTAAGGGGGTTGTGGATATTTGTCGTGGAATTGAAGTAGGCCATGTATTTCAGTTGGGAACACGATATTCAGAAGCAATGAAGTGTACTTACCTTGATGAGAATGGTAAGTCGCAGCCGATGGTGATGGGCTGTTATGGCATTGGTGTTACGCGTTTACTGGGTGCTGCGATTGAACAAGGTCATGATGAAAAAGGGATTTTGTGGCCGATTTCGATGGCTCCCTTTGAGCTTGTTATCTGTCCGGTTGGCTATGACAAGTCAGAATTAGTAAGACAAACTGCAGATGATCTGCATCAGCAATTACAAAACGCGGGCGTAGATGTGGTTTTAGATGATCGTGGTGAGCGTCCTGGAGCAATGTTTGCTGATTGGGAATTAATCGGCGCTACTTACCGTGTGGTCATTGGCGAACGCAGTTTAAAAGAAGGTAATGTCGAGTTTCAGGGGCGTCGTGAAAGTACTGCTCAGTTAGTGCCCGTGAATGAAATCACAGAGAAGGCTGCTGCGATCATTCGGTCTGCAAAGGACAATCTTCTCTAGAGTTACTTTTTAAAAAGTCCGCCAAGCCCTTTGGCAGCCCCACGAGCAGCAAGAGAACCCATCATCTTCGCCATCTTGCCGCTCTTCATTTGTTTCATCATGGCTTGCGTTTGTTCAAATTGAGTAAGTAAGCGATTGACCTCTTGAACTTGGACTCCCGCACCTGCAGCGATACGTTGCTTACGCTTTGCCTTTAATAACTCTGGCTTGGCGCGCTCTAAGGGGGTCATACTGTCGATAATGCCTTGCATGCGCTTCATTTGTTTATCGGCCATCCCCAAATTGGCTTTACTCGCTTGTTGAGCTATTTGACTGGGTAGCTTATCAAGTAAATTCGCCATGCCACCCATGTTTTGCATTTGCATGATCTGTTCACGGAAGTCACCAAGATCAAAACCACCCTTTTGAATTTTGCTGGCAAGCTTTTGGGCTTGCTCCACATTAACATTTTGTTGGGCCTGTTCAACTAGAGCCAGAATATCGCCCATGCCCAAAATACGGCTAGTCATTCTCTCCGCATCAAAGGCTTCGAGCCCATCCATTTTTTCAGAAACACCAATGAACTTAATCGGTACGCCAGTGATGTGACGCACCGAGAGCGCTGCGCCACCTCGGGAGTCGCCATCTAATTTGGTCAGAATGACCCCTGTGAGTGCCAATGCTTCATGGAAAGCTTTAGCCGTATTCACGGCGTCTTGACCAAGCATTGCATCGACTACAAAGAGAGTTTCAATCGGGTTTAGATTGGTATGCAAGGATTTAATTTCTTGCATCATTTGTGCATCAATACCTAGACGACCGGCAGTATCCACAATCAAGACATCGTGGTAATGGCGTTTTGCCCAGTCAAGCGCCGCATAAGCAATATCAATGGGTTTTTGTTCGACTGTGCTTGGAAAAAAATCAACTCCAACTTGTGCGCTAACCGTCTTAAGCTGTTCAATCGCGGCAGGACGATAGATATCGCAAGAGACCGTTAATACTTTTTTCTTATGCTTCTCTTGTAAAAACTTGGCAAGCTTGGCAACAGAGGTAGTTTTACCGGCACCCTGAAGGCCTGCCATCAAAATCACAGCTGGGGGTTGGGTGGCTAAATTTAACTTACCACTCTGCCCCTCATCGCCTCCCACCATAAGAGACAGCTCACGCTGTACGACCCCAACTAATGCTTGACCCGGGGTGAGGCTTCCAACCACATCCTCACCAAGGGCCTTGAACTTGATTTGCTCCATCAGGCTCTTCACGACAGGGAGAGCAACGTCAGCTTCAAGAAGGGCTAGACGGATCTCGCGTAACATCTCTGCGGTGTTGCTTTCTGTGAGGCGTGCTTGACCCCGCATGGTTTTAACCACACGACTTAAGCGGTCGGTCAGGTTCTCTAGCATTTATCGATTAGACTTTCGTAATGACTATTTTAGGTTACTCAGGATTTGGCTGGTTGCCATCCATTCTTTATCTCTTATTGATCGTCGTTTTGGGCTATCGTGACCAAAAACGACCCGAGACCCCATTTTTTATCGGTTTAGTGCAAATCTTGATATTGATCGTCTTAATCATTCACGGAACCTTATTGCATGATTCCATCTTTAACGGTGATACCTTTGTATTCGGCTTTGCTCAAGACCTTTCTTTAATGGCCTGGGTAGGACTCAGTTTTTATTGGATTCAAAGCTTCTTTTTGCCCATCTCTAGTCTGCGCTTGATGGCGATTAGTATGGCGATGTTTTGTGCTGTCTTACCTGACTTATTCCCTGGATCGGTAATCTCTCAGCGTGCCGTTGCTGATCCTTGGTTTAAGGCACACTTTATTGTGGCTACCTTTGCGGTCGGTTTCTTTAGTTTGGCTGCGATGCTAGCGGTGCTCATGAATGTCCAAGATCGAGCTTTACGCAAGGGTATGGCAAATGGCATGGCAGGCTCACCTACTTGGGTCGAGAGTTTGCCGCCTTTATTGACCATGGAAAGCTTTTTATTTCGCTTGCTTTATGTGGGCTATGGTTTATTAACATTGACTGTATTTTCGGGACTATTTTTCTCGCAAGAGTTATTTGGTAAGCCCTTAGTGTTTGACCACAAAACAGTATTTGCGCTCCTCTCCTGGGCTTTATTTACAGGGCTTGTAGTCGCTCGTATTCGAGTTGGTCTGCGAGGGCCAAGTGCGGTGCGATGGGTCTTGGGTGGATTTCTTGCCCTACTCCTGACCTATGCGGGAACTCGTTTTGTCGCTGAAGTTATTTTGCAGCGAGTATAGCCTTGCTTAAGTGGGCATTATTGGTTTTAGGGCTGGGGCTTGCTTATTGGTGGCTGATCGCTAAAAAGAAAAGCAAGGCTCAGACAGCTGATAAAAAGATTCGGCAAGGAGAAACCCCCTTAACGAGCTCCCAGCGGATGATCTCGTGTTCATATTGCGATCTCCACCTCCCTGAAAGCGATGCGCTCCCCCAAGACGGACGTTATTACTGCTGCACAGAGCACCGCGATAGCATTAGCCAAAAGGGCT
This genomic interval from Polynucleobacter sp. UK-FUSCHL-C3 contains the following:
- a CDS encoding proline--tRNA ligase, which produces MKASQTFLATLKEAPADAEVVSHQLMVRAGLIRKLSAGIYNYLPLGLKVIRKVENIIREEMNRAGAIELLMPIVQPAELWQETGRWEKMGPELLRIKDRHERDFLIQPTSEEVITDLARTEIKSYKQLPINFYQIQTKFRDERRPRFGIMRGREFSMKDAYSFDRDHDGLKRSYALMFDAYVRIFKRMGLTFRAVTADNGAIGGSGSQEFHVIADTGEDAIVYCPNSDYAANLEAAESLSLVTKRDAPKEVMKKVSTPEQKRCEDVARFLKISLTQTIKSLVLAVDQEHGPATFFMLLLRGDHELNEIKASKVPGLTAFRFASDEEVKTACHSPVGYLGPVGLSSNVQIVADRTVANMSDFVCGANEAGYHLTGVNWGRDLPEPIIADIRNAVAGDPSPDGKGVVDICRGIEVGHVFQLGTRYSEAMKCTYLDENGKSQPMVMGCYGIGVTRLLGAAIEQGHDEKGILWPISMAPFELVICPVGYDKSELVRQTADDLHQQLQNAGVDVVLDDRGERPGAMFADWELIGATYRVVIGERSLKEGNVEFQGRRESTAQLVPVNEITEKAAAIIRSAKDNLL
- the ffh gene encoding signal recognition particle protein translates to MLENLTDRLSRVVKTMRGQARLTESNTAEMLREIRLALLEADVALPVVKSLMEQIKFKALGEDVVGSLTPGQALVGVVQRELSLMVGGDEGQSGKLNLATQPPAVILMAGLQGAGKTTSVAKLAKFLQEKHKKKVLTVSCDIYRPAAIEQLKTVSAQVGVDFFPSTVEQKPIDIAYAALDWAKRHYHDVLIVDTAGRLGIDAQMMQEIKSLHTNLNPIETLFVVDAMLGQDAVNTAKAFHEALALTGVILTKLDGDSRGGAALSVRHITGVPIKFIGVSEKMDGLEAFDAERMTSRILGMGDILALVEQAQQNVNVEQAQKLASKIQKGGFDLGDFREQIMQMQNMGGMANLLDKLPSQIAQQASKANLGMADKQMKRMQGIIDSMTPLERAKPELLKAKRKQRIAAGAGVQVQEVNRLLTQFEQTQAMMKQMKSGKMAKMMGSLAARGAAKGLGGLFKK
- the ccsA gene encoding cytochrome c biogenesis protein CcsA encodes the protein MTILGYSGFGWLPSILYLLLIVVLGYRDQKRPETPFFIGLVQILILIVLIIHGTLLHDSIFNGDTFVFGFAQDLSLMAWVGLSFYWIQSFFLPISSLRLMAISMAMFCAVLPDLFPGSVISQRAVADPWFKAHFIVATFAVGFFSLAAMLAVLMNVQDRALRKGMANGMAGSPTWVESLPPLLTMESFLFRLLYVGYGLLTLTVFSGLFFSQELFGKPLVFDHKTVFALLSWALFTGLVVARIRVGLRGPSAVRWVLGGFLALLLTYAGTRFVAEVILQRV